The Lolium rigidum isolate FL_2022 unplaced genomic scaffold, APGP_CSIRO_Lrig_0.1 contig_33265_1, whole genome shotgun sequence genome window below encodes:
- the LOC124681063 gene encoding transcription factor WRKY45-1-like, producing the protein MSPVPSPHQSHLLGHGSRKEKRMRKVDTFAPHNDGHQWRKYGEKKINNCNFPRYYYRCTYKDNMNCPATKQIQQKDHSDPPLYQVTYYNEHSCNSAFLALTPTEFQLQTASGKAVSICFDSSGAQEPGGGSPSSSTAAPRGAPSENKNQTQTTLKLRSEALSWGPGVVEQKPELQSCSTACQDAYSAATMSEDIDAGRFGSIRFFHFL; encoded by the exons ATGTCTCCTGTGCCCAGCCCACATCAGTCGCACCTTCTAGGCCATGGATCAAG GAAGGAGAAGCGGATGAGGAAAGTTGATACCTTTGCGCCCCACAACGACGGCCACCAATGGAGGAAGTACGGCGAGAAGAAGATTAACAACTGCAACTTCCCCAG GTACTACTACAGATGCACCTACAAGGACAACATGAACTGCCCAGCGACGAAGCAGATTCAGCAGAAGGACCACAGCGACCCCCCATTGTACCAGGTCACCTACTACAACGAGCATTCCTGCAACAGCGCCTTCCTCGCCCTCACCCCCACCGAGTTCCAGCTGCAGACCGCGTCCGGGAAGGCTGTCTCCATCTGCTTCGATTCATCCGGGGCTCAAGAGCCGGGAGGAGGCTCGCCGTCTTCGAGCACGGCGGCGCCACGCGGCGCGCCGTCGGAGAACAAGAACCAGACCCAGACCACCCTCAAGCTCCGGTCAGAAGCGCTTTCCTGGGGCCCCGGCGTCGTGGAGCAAAAGCCCGAGCTCCAGTCCTGCAGCACCGCGTGCCAAGACGCGTATTCCGCCGCGACCATGTCTGAGGACATAGATGCAGGCAGATTCGGCTCTATCAGATTCTTCCATTTTTTGTAA